In the genome of Dermacentor silvarum isolate Dsil-2018 chromosome 1, BIME_Dsil_1.4, whole genome shotgun sequence, one region contains:
- the LOC119449374 gene encoding uncharacterized protein LOC119449374, producing the protein MNRAKSLGLWFGSWIFKPTYFAGIEWTCQPPKYLGVPLDAYKSSAHYWRERVPTLRRYAQTFVPHNLSIFGRAKACNLFLATKLFYVLQIIHCSRVYIQQFHRIFATFIWSSSYEPMRRDNIFRPVSAGGLGLVHLYVRQLVSRFVFFRDCSHPLLRAFLQVNLVNVLPNLVISTNFASHPYLQGFMREVCLSVRFLAVRFSNEYLFSISRKNLYKDLIDMLFKPPLYRSLYIGLPGDDVLTRVCKMPIPPHTKTFFFKVHTETLPVKTWLNRKGIFVSSINCRLCNVPETIEHCFIDCKDAILFWDVLQRTLKKDFDINAYTIRYLIQPQCDDVPFDMLLLMALHSLWKTRMLDRNAEPIVSSKSHFIRMISQLKDFYDQRDSQPDWYPLLLKCILLPPF; encoded by the coding sequence ATGAACCGTGCTAAAAgtttggggctttggtttggctcatggatatttaaaccgacatattttgctggcattgagtggacttgtcaaccaccaaaatacctgggcgttccattggatgcatataagtcaagtgcacattactggagagaacgtgtaccaaccctaagacgctatgcccaaacattcgttccacataatctctcaatctttggcagagctaaagcgtgcaacttatttttggcaacaaaactcttctatgtgctgcaaataattcattgttccagggtttacatacagcagtttcaccgaatatttgcaacctttatttggtcatcatcttatgagccaatgaggcgtgataatattttcagaccggttagtgcaggcggtcttggcctggttcacctttatgttagacaattagtGTCTCGTTTTGTCTTTTTTCGCGACTGTTCTCATCCATTACTTcgggcattcttgcaagttaatctcgtcaacgttttaccaaatttagtaatttcgacaaattttgcttcacatccatatttgcagggattcatgcgtgaagtgtgtctctcagtgcgttttcttgcagtgaggttctcaaatgagtacttattctctatctcaaggaaaaatctgtataaagatctaattgatatgctttttaaacctccgttataccgatcgctgtacatcggcttacctggagatgacgtccttacacgggtctgtaaaatgcctattcctcctcacactaaaacattcttcttcaaagtgcacactgaaacgttacctgttaaaacctggttaaatcggaaaggaatctttgtatcttcgataaactgtcgtctctgtaatgtaccggaaaccatagaacactgttttattgattgcaaggatgccatattgttttgggacgttctccaaaggactttaaaaaaggattttgatataaatgcttatacaatacgatatctgatacaacctcaatgtgacgatgtgccttttgatatgctcctgcttatggcgttgcacagtttatggaaaactcgcatgctagatcggaatgcagaaccaattgtatcttcgaagtcacatttcattcggatgatttcacagctgaaagacttttatgatcagagagactcccaaccagactggtatccgttgttgttgaagtgtatccttttgcctcccttttag